Proteins encoded together in one Lutra lutra chromosome 4, mLutLut1.2, whole genome shotgun sequence window:
- the ZNF16 gene encoding zinc finger protein 16 isoform X2 produces the protein MCPSCSENKSSGEDWDTSTKGKEFLQKKEVSEDLESQAEISENYTSDFSQAPELGEFCDDVLEGDWGIPDSERQVQSLYQEGGFTPVAVLLRSPLEKELGCDDFVRSLSLSPNPTVSQGIPTEERPHLYDMCGHSFQHSMDLSSHEGLHIAESPLICSDCGKTFRGNPDLIQHQITHTGQKSFVCSECGKSFSQNSFLKNHQRSHVSEKPYQCSECRKTFSVHSHLIRHQINHSGEKPYVCNDCGKGFSQNSSLKKHQKSHMSEKPYECSECGKAFRRSSNLIQHQRIHSGEKPYVCNECGKAFRRSSNLIKHHRIHTGEKPFQCNECGKAFSQSSHLRKHQRVHTGERPYECNECGKPFSRVSNLIKHHRVHTGEKPYKCSDCGKAFSQSSSLIQHRRIHTGEKPHVCNVCGKAFSYSSVLRKHQIIHTGEKPYECSICGKAFSHSSALIQHQGVHTGDKPYECRECGKTFGRSSNLILHQRVHTGEKPYECTECGKTFSQSSTLIQHQRIHNGLKPHECNQCGKAFNRSSNLIHHQKVHTGEKPYTCVECGKGFSQSSHLIQHQIIHTGERPYKCSECGKAFSQRSVLIQHQRIHTGVKPYDCSACGKAFSQRSKLVKHQLIHTRE, from the exons ATGTGTCCATCCTGCTCTGAGAACAAGAGCAGCGGTGAAG ATTGGGATACCAGCACTAAGGGCAAGGAATTTCTTCAGAAGAAAGAAGTTTCTGAGGATTTGGAATCACAAGCGGAAATATCAGAAAACTATACCAGTGATTTTTCCCAGGCACCTGAGCTTGGAGAATTCTGTGATGATGTACTGGAGGGAGATTGGGGAATTCCTGACAGTGAGAGACAGGTGCAGTCACTCTACCAGGAGGGAGGCTTCACACCAGTGGCAGTGCTCCTTAGGAGCCCCTTAGAAAAAGAGCTGGGCTGTGATGACTTTGTAAGAAGCCTCAGTCTGAGCCCAAACCCAACAGTGTCTCAGGGAATTCCTACAGAAGAGAGGCCACATCTGTATGATATGTGTGGCCACAGCTTCCAGCACAGTATGGACTTAAGTAGCCATGAGGGCCTTCACATAGCCGAAAGCCCACTCATTTGCAGTGATTGTGGGAAAACCTTCAGGGGAAACCCTGATCTTATTCAGCATCAGATAACCCATACTGGACAGAAATCCTTCGTATGCAGTGAATGTGGAAAATCCTTCAGCCAGaactcatttcttaaaaatcatcaaaGGTCTCATGTGAGTGAAAAACCCTACCAGTGCAGTGAGTGCAGGAAAACCTTCAGTGTGCACTCACACCTCATTAGGCATCAGATTAACCACAGCGGAGAGAAGCCTTATGTATGCAATGATTGTGGAAAAGGCTTCAGCCAGAACTCAAGCCTTAAAAAGCACCAGAAGTCTCACATGAGTGAGAAGCCCTAtgaatgcagtgaatgtgggaaggcTTTTCGGCGGAGCTCAAACCTCATCCAACATCAAAGAATTCATTCTGGAGAGAAGCCGTATGTGTGCAacgaatgtgggaaggcctttaggCGGAGCTCAAATCTCATTAAGCACCACAGGATTCACACAGGTGAGAAACCTTTTCAGTGTAATGAGTGTGGGAAAGCATTCAGCCAGAGCTCACACCTGAGGAAGCATCAGAGGGTTCACACTGGAGAGAGACCTTATGAGTGTAATGAGTGTGGCAAACCATTCAGCCGGGTTTCCAACCTCATTAAGCATCACAGggttcacactggagagaaaccttataaGTGCAGTGACTGTGGGAAGGCCTTCAGTCAGAGTTCGAGCCTCATTCAGCATCggagaattcacactggagaaaagcctCATGTATGTAATGTGTGTGGAAAAGCCTTTAGTTATAGCTCGGTGCTCAGAAAGCACCAGATAATCCACACAGGGGAGAAGCCGTATGAATGTAGCATCTGTGGGAAGGCCTTCAGTCACAGCTCAGCCCTCATTCAGCATCAGGGTGTACACACGGGTGACAAGCCCTATGAGTGTCGCGAATGTGGAAAAACATTTGGTCGGAGCTCCAACCTCATCCTTCACCAGCgagttcacactggagagaaaccctacgAATGTACTGAATGTGGAAAAACCTTCAGCCAGAGTTCAACTCTGATTCAGCATCAGAGAATCCATAATGGATTAAAACCCCATGAATGTAACCAGTGTGGTAAAGCCTTCAACCGAAGCTCAAACCTTATACACCACCAGAAagttcacactggagagaagccatACACGTGTGTCGAATGTGGTAAGGGCTTCAGCCAGAGTTCACACCTTATTCAGCATCAGATAATCCACACTGGTGAAAGGCCGTATAAGTGTAGtgagtgtgggaaggccttcagtCAGCGTTCAGTCCTCATCCAGCACCAGAGGATCCACACTGGTGTGAAGCCCTATGACTGCTCTGCTTGTGGGAAAGCATTCAGCCAGCGGTCCAAGTTGGTCAAACACCAGCTGATCCACACCAGGGAGTGA
- the ZNF16 gene encoding zinc finger protein 16 isoform X1, with translation MPSLRARSEKAEMEPSVLGPSPWIPAAQACVSDAPVVTHAGSALCDPHCFGYTEPGTTPPHHQQPDWDTSTKGKEFLQKKEVSEDLESQAEISENYTSDFSQAPELGEFCDDVLEGDWGIPDSERQVQSLYQEGGFTPVAVLLRSPLEKELGCDDFVRSLSLSPNPTVSQGIPTEERPHLYDMCGHSFQHSMDLSSHEGLHIAESPLICSDCGKTFRGNPDLIQHQITHTGQKSFVCSECGKSFSQNSFLKNHQRSHVSEKPYQCSECRKTFSVHSHLIRHQINHSGEKPYVCNDCGKGFSQNSSLKKHQKSHMSEKPYECSECGKAFRRSSNLIQHQRIHSGEKPYVCNECGKAFRRSSNLIKHHRIHTGEKPFQCNECGKAFSQSSHLRKHQRVHTGERPYECNECGKPFSRVSNLIKHHRVHTGEKPYKCSDCGKAFSQSSSLIQHRRIHTGEKPHVCNVCGKAFSYSSVLRKHQIIHTGEKPYECSICGKAFSHSSALIQHQGVHTGDKPYECRECGKTFGRSSNLILHQRVHTGEKPYECTECGKTFSQSSTLIQHQRIHNGLKPHECNQCGKAFNRSSNLIHHQKVHTGEKPYTCVECGKGFSQSSHLIQHQIIHTGERPYKCSECGKAFSQRSVLIQHQRIHTGVKPYDCSACGKAFSQRSKLVKHQLIHTRE, from the coding sequence ATTGGGATACCAGCACTAAGGGCAAGGAATTTCTTCAGAAGAAAGAAGTTTCTGAGGATTTGGAATCACAAGCGGAAATATCAGAAAACTATACCAGTGATTTTTCCCAGGCACCTGAGCTTGGAGAATTCTGTGATGATGTACTGGAGGGAGATTGGGGAATTCCTGACAGTGAGAGACAGGTGCAGTCACTCTACCAGGAGGGAGGCTTCACACCAGTGGCAGTGCTCCTTAGGAGCCCCTTAGAAAAAGAGCTGGGCTGTGATGACTTTGTAAGAAGCCTCAGTCTGAGCCCAAACCCAACAGTGTCTCAGGGAATTCCTACAGAAGAGAGGCCACATCTGTATGATATGTGTGGCCACAGCTTCCAGCACAGTATGGACTTAAGTAGCCATGAGGGCCTTCACATAGCCGAAAGCCCACTCATTTGCAGTGATTGTGGGAAAACCTTCAGGGGAAACCCTGATCTTATTCAGCATCAGATAACCCATACTGGACAGAAATCCTTCGTATGCAGTGAATGTGGAAAATCCTTCAGCCAGaactcatttcttaaaaatcatcaaaGGTCTCATGTGAGTGAAAAACCCTACCAGTGCAGTGAGTGCAGGAAAACCTTCAGTGTGCACTCACACCTCATTAGGCATCAGATTAACCACAGCGGAGAGAAGCCTTATGTATGCAATGATTGTGGAAAAGGCTTCAGCCAGAACTCAAGCCTTAAAAAGCACCAGAAGTCTCACATGAGTGAGAAGCCCTAtgaatgcagtgaatgtgggaaggcTTTTCGGCGGAGCTCAAACCTCATCCAACATCAAAGAATTCATTCTGGAGAGAAGCCGTATGTGTGCAacgaatgtgggaaggcctttaggCGGAGCTCAAATCTCATTAAGCACCACAGGATTCACACAGGTGAGAAACCTTTTCAGTGTAATGAGTGTGGGAAAGCATTCAGCCAGAGCTCACACCTGAGGAAGCATCAGAGGGTTCACACTGGAGAGAGACCTTATGAGTGTAATGAGTGTGGCAAACCATTCAGCCGGGTTTCCAACCTCATTAAGCATCACAGggttcacactggagagaaaccttataaGTGCAGTGACTGTGGGAAGGCCTTCAGTCAGAGTTCGAGCCTCATTCAGCATCggagaattcacactggagaaaagcctCATGTATGTAATGTGTGTGGAAAAGCCTTTAGTTATAGCTCGGTGCTCAGAAAGCACCAGATAATCCACACAGGGGAGAAGCCGTATGAATGTAGCATCTGTGGGAAGGCCTTCAGTCACAGCTCAGCCCTCATTCAGCATCAGGGTGTACACACGGGTGACAAGCCCTATGAGTGTCGCGAATGTGGAAAAACATTTGGTCGGAGCTCCAACCTCATCCTTCACCAGCgagttcacactggagagaaaccctacgAATGTACTGAATGTGGAAAAACCTTCAGCCAGAGTTCAACTCTGATTCAGCATCAGAGAATCCATAATGGATTAAAACCCCATGAATGTAACCAGTGTGGTAAAGCCTTCAACCGAAGCTCAAACCTTATACACCACCAGAAagttcacactggagagaagccatACACGTGTGTCGAATGTGGTAAGGGCTTCAGCCAGAGTTCACACCTTATTCAGCATCAGATAATCCACACTGGTGAAAGGCCGTATAAGTGTAGtgagtgtgggaaggccttcagtCAGCGTTCAGTCCTCATCCAGCACCAGAGGATCCACACTGGTGTGAAGCCCTATGACTGCTCTGCTTGTGGGAAAGCATTCAGCCAGCGGTCCAAGTTGGTCAAACACCAGCTGATCCACACCAGGGAGTGA